A stretch of the Aegilops tauschii subsp. strangulata cultivar AL8/78 chromosome 4, Aet v6.0, whole genome shotgun sequence genome encodes the following:
- the LOC109774317 gene encoding formate dehydrogenase, mitochondrial-like isoform X2: MAAHMSAGGKKIVGVFYQAGEYADKNPDFVGCVEGALGIRDWLESNGHHYIVTDDKEGLNSELEKHIEDMHVLITTPFHPAYVTAERIKKAKNLELVLTAGIGSDHIDLLAAAAAGLTVAEVTGSNTVSVAEDQLMRILILLRNFLPGYQQVVKGEWNVAGIAHRAYDLEGKTVGTVGAGRIGRLLLQRLKPFNCNMLYHDRIRINPELEKEIGAKFEEDLDVMLPKCDVIVINTPLTEKTRGMFNKEKIAKMKKGVIIVNNARGAIMDTQAVADACSNGYIAGYGGDVWFPQPAPKDHPWRYMPNHAMTPHTSGTTIDAQLRYASGVKDMLDRYFKGEDFPVENYIVKEGELASQYK; encoded by the exons ATGGCCGCGCAT ATGTCTGCAGGCGGCAAGAAGATCGTCGGCGTGTTCTACCAGGCCGGCGAGTACGCCGACAAGAACCCCGACTTCGTTGGCTGTGTCGAGGGCGCCCTCGGCATACGCGACTGGCTGGAATCCAATGGACATCACTACATTGTCACAGACGACAAGGAGGGACTGAACAGCG AGCTGGAGAAGCACATTGAAGACATGCATGTTCTGATAACCACCCCGTTCCACCCAGCCTATGTTACTGCAGAGCGGATCAAGAAGGCAAAGAACCTCGAGTTGGTTCTCACAGCTGGGATTGGCTCAGACCATATTGATTTgctagctgctgctgctgctggtttGACTGTGGCAGAGGTCACCGGAAGTAACACCGTCTCTGTGGCAGAAGATCAGCTGATGCGCATCTTGATTCTGCTCAGGAACTTCCTGCCTGGCTATCAACAGGTTGTCAAAGGTGAATGGAATGTTGCAGGCATTGCCCACAGAGCTTATGATCTTGAGGGAAAAACCGTCGGAACTGTCGGGGCTGGTCGTATTGGCAGGCTCTTACTTCAGCGCCTTAAGCCCTTCAACTGCAACATGCTCTACCATGACAGAATTCGGATCAACCCAGAGCTTGAGAAAGAAATTGGGGCAAAATTTGAGGAGGACCTGGATGTGATGCTTCCAAAGTGTGATGTCATTGTGATCAACACACCTCTTACTGAGAAAACTAG AGGCATGTTCAATAAAGAAAAGATTGCGAAGATGAAGAAAGGTGTAATCATTGTGAATAACGCTCGGGGAGCAATCATGGATACCCAGGCAGTTGCTGATGCTTGCTCCAACGGTTATATTGCCG GATATGGAGGTGATGTCTGGTTCCCCCAACCCGCACCCAAGGATCACCCATGGCGCTACATGCCTAATCACGCAATGACCCCTCACACCTCTGGGACTACAATTGATGCACAG CTGAGGTACGCGTCTGGTGTGAAGGACATGTTGGATAGGTACTTCAAGGGCGAGGACTTCCCCGTAGAGAACTACATCGTcaaggaaggcgagctcgccagCCAGTACAAGTAG
- the LOC109774317 gene encoding formate dehydrogenase, mitochondrial-like isoform X1 has translation MAAHVRGCRCSSLFLSSFFAGSVCFHSGCGFLVRFYYISLHMSAGGKKIVGVFYQAGEYADKNPDFVGCVEGALGIRDWLESNGHHYIVTDDKEGLNSELEKHIEDMHVLITTPFHPAYVTAERIKKAKNLELVLTAGIGSDHIDLLAAAAAGLTVAEVTGSNTVSVAEDQLMRILILLRNFLPGYQQVVKGEWNVAGIAHRAYDLEGKTVGTVGAGRIGRLLLQRLKPFNCNMLYHDRIRINPELEKEIGAKFEEDLDVMLPKCDVIVINTPLTEKTRGMFNKEKIAKMKKGVIIVNNARGAIMDTQAVADACSNGYIAGYGGDVWFPQPAPKDHPWRYMPNHAMTPHTSGTTIDAQLRYASGVKDMLDRYFKGEDFPVENYIVKEGELASQYK, from the exons ATGGCCGCGCATGTACGTGGATGCCGCTGCTCCTCCCTTTTTCTCTCAAGCTTTTTCGCTGGCTCGGTTTGCTTCCATTCTGGTTGCGGATTTCTCGTCCGATTCTACTATATTTCTCTACAT ATGTCTGCAGGCGGCAAGAAGATCGTCGGCGTGTTCTACCAGGCCGGCGAGTACGCCGACAAGAACCCCGACTTCGTTGGCTGTGTCGAGGGCGCCCTCGGCATACGCGACTGGCTGGAATCCAATGGACATCACTACATTGTCACAGACGACAAGGAGGGACTGAACAGCG AGCTGGAGAAGCACATTGAAGACATGCATGTTCTGATAACCACCCCGTTCCACCCAGCCTATGTTACTGCAGAGCGGATCAAGAAGGCAAAGAACCTCGAGTTGGTTCTCACAGCTGGGATTGGCTCAGACCATATTGATTTgctagctgctgctgctgctggtttGACTGTGGCAGAGGTCACCGGAAGTAACACCGTCTCTGTGGCAGAAGATCAGCTGATGCGCATCTTGATTCTGCTCAGGAACTTCCTGCCTGGCTATCAACAGGTTGTCAAAGGTGAATGGAATGTTGCAGGCATTGCCCACAGAGCTTATGATCTTGAGGGAAAAACCGTCGGAACTGTCGGGGCTGGTCGTATTGGCAGGCTCTTACTTCAGCGCCTTAAGCCCTTCAACTGCAACATGCTCTACCATGACAGAATTCGGATCAACCCAGAGCTTGAGAAAGAAATTGGGGCAAAATTTGAGGAGGACCTGGATGTGATGCTTCCAAAGTGTGATGTCATTGTGATCAACACACCTCTTACTGAGAAAACTAG AGGCATGTTCAATAAAGAAAAGATTGCGAAGATGAAGAAAGGTGTAATCATTGTGAATAACGCTCGGGGAGCAATCATGGATACCCAGGCAGTTGCTGATGCTTGCTCCAACGGTTATATTGCCG GATATGGAGGTGATGTCTGGTTCCCCCAACCCGCACCCAAGGATCACCCATGGCGCTACATGCCTAATCACGCAATGACCCCTCACACCTCTGGGACTACAATTGATGCACAG CTGAGGTACGCGTCTGGTGTGAAGGACATGTTGGATAGGTACTTCAAGGGCGAGGACTTCCCCGTAGAGAACTACATCGTcaaggaaggcgagctcgccagCCAGTACAAGTAG